Genomic DNA from Verrucomicrobiota bacterium:
AGCAAGAACGAGCGGGATGCTCTCGAGTTCTTGAGGAAGCGGCCGTCGGATCGTCCTTTTCAGCTGACGGTGGCATTTTTTGCGGCGCACGCGGAGGATGGCCATCCTCAGCAGTTCCTGCCGCAGCCGGAGAGCATGGCGCTCTATCGGGAGGCGAGGGTGCCGGTGCCCCGGACGATGACGGAGTCCCACTTTTCCCGGCTGCCATCCTTCTTGGGGAACGAGACGAATGAGGGCCGCCGCCGCTGGCGATGGCGTTTCGACACCGAGGATCGATACCAGGAATACATGAAGAATTATTATCGACTGGTGACGGAAGTGGACGAGGCCTGTGGGCGCCTGCTGCGAGAGCTTGAACAACAAGAATTGCTGAACCGCACTTTGGTCGTTTTCACCACTGACAACGGCTATTTGCATGGCGAGCACGGGCTGGCGGACAAATGGTATCCGTTTGAGGAAAGCATTCGGGTGCCCTTGATTGTGCGCGATCCTCGCCTGGCTCCCGGGCGTCGCGGGCAGGTGAGGGAGGAGTTGACCTTGAATGTTGATCTGGCGCCCACCTTGCTGGCGGCGGCGGGATTGCCCGCGGCTCCGGGCATGCAGGGCAGGGATTTTGCCCCACTCTATTTGAAACGCCTCGGGCGTCCTGCCTGGCGGAAGGCCTTTTTTTACGAGCACCCCACGATTCAGAATCGGGATTTCATTCCTGCTTCCCAGGCCTGGGTATCGCGTGAATGGAAATACTGGTTTTGGCCCGAGTTTCAGCGCGACCAGCTGTTCGACCTGAGGTCCGATCCGGGTGAGGAACGGGACCTGGCGGGGGAGACGTCGCAGGCGAGGCGGCTTTCGCTCATTCGAAAGCGATTTGGCCAGTTGAGAGAACAGGCTGGAGCCGCGAGTCAGGCGGATCCCCAGCGCTGAGACCCCGTACGAGATCGGGGCTTACGTTCCACAGAAAGTTTGGTGCGGTGGCGATCCTTCCGGTGGCGGAGTGGTGTATTCATCGGGGAGGGTGGAGTGGTAGTCGAAAGGACTCGCCAGGGTGCGAAGGAGGGCTCGAACCGGTTCCCAATCGTCGTGTTTCACCGCGGCATCGAGGGCCTTCTCCACGACCCGATTTCTTGGAATGACGCGCGGATTGTGGCTGCGCATCAGGGCGATGACTTCCGTCTTGGGCTGGGGTTGGCGCGCAAGCCGGTCTTTCCATCGAGCATGCCACTTGCTGGAACCAAGGTCGCCAAAGGAGAGGCTTTCCGCAGGCGCGTCTGCAGTTAATGCCGCGAATGTGTTCGTGAAGTCCGCCCTCGCTTTTTCCATCCCGTCGAGCAGGTCTTGGGCGAGAAGAGCGTCGTCACTCTCCTGCGTAAACAGCCCCAGCTTCGCGCGCATGCCTCGCTGCCAGCATTCTGTGAAAAGGGGGGCGAAACGGTTCAGGATGGACTGGGCGCGGGAGAGCGCATTCTCCGAGTCCTCGTCAAGGAGGGGCAAAAGAGTTTCCGCCAATCGGGCCAGATTCCATTGCGCGATCGCGGGCTGATTGCCAAAAGCGTAGCGTCCGCCGTGATCGATCGAGCTGAATACGGCCCGTGGATCATAGCGGTCGAGAAACGCGCACGGGCCGTAATCGATCGTTTCTCCGGAGAGTGCCATGTTGTCCGTATTCATGACCCCATGGACAAATCCGGCGTTCATCCATTTCGCGAGGAGCGTGGCTTGCCGTTCCATCACCTCTTCGAACAACGACTCCGCCTTGTTTTCGGAGTCCAGGCGACTGGGGAAGTGCCGTTGAAGAGTGTAGTGGACAAGAATCCGGAGGGTGTCGAAGTCATGGTGGGCGACGACCCACTCGAACGTGCCCACGCGGATATGGCTGGAAGCAACGCGGGTGAGCACCGCGCCGGGCAGGGGGCCTTCCTGGCGATAGACGGTTTCGCCCGTCGCGGACACAGCGAGGCTGCGCGTGGTGGGAATGCCCAGGGCGTGCATGGCCTCGCTGATCAGGAATTCCCGGATCATCGGACCGAGTGCGGCGCGGCCGTCACCGGACCTTGAAAAGGGTGTGCGACCGGAACCTTTAAGCTGGATGTCGAAGCGATCTCCTTCCGGCGAGATCTGTTCGCCTAGAAGCAGGGCGCGTCCGTCACCCAGTCCGGTGAAGTTTCCGAATTGGTGTCCTGCATAGGCCTGGGCGAGGGGCAGGGAACCTGGTGGCGCCTCGTTGCCGGCAAAAAGGGCGTCGGTCCCCCGGAGGGTATCGGGGTCAAGACCCAGGGATTCGGCCAGGCGGGTGTTGAACAGGACGAGCTTGGGCTCCGTTACGGGGGAAAGCCGCCATCGCTGGTGCAAGAGGGGCGGCAGCGTGGCGTAGGAATTCTCGATCCTCCAGCCGGCATCGGAGGGAGGACGAATGGTCATGGAACTTCGCACGGCAAAAACTAGCGAGGAAATGCAGGGTCGGCAATGACAGGGCGGTGCATCCGCAAGTTGTCGGGGCACGCCGATTGGGAGCTACTCCTCGGAAGTGACAATCAAAACCCCGCGCATCAGTCGCCAATGGCCGGGAAAGGTGCAGAGGAAAGGGTAGGAGCCGGGATTTCGGGGTGCTTCGAAGCGCAATTCGGCGCGGCCTTTCGGGTTGACCAAGGGCGTGGCCGCGAGAATCTGAGGTGAATCTGGCACATAGGCCTTGGCCATGCCCTGAGGATCAGCCGCCATGCGATCGGCCAAGGCTCCGACCTCTTCCCCGGCTCCCGCCTGCACGAGCACCCAATTGTGGACCATGAGATCGGGATTCTCGAAGACCAAGCGAACTTTCGCGCCCGCCTTGACCCGAAGTTCCTTGGGAGAGAATTGGAGTCCGGCCGCGGCGCGAACCGTCAAGGCACCGCCTCCCGCCAATTGGGTCTCGGTCCAGGACGAGGCCATGGCCGCGAGATCGGCGGTTTGTCCGGGCAGAGTGACGGTGGCCAAGCGTTGTCCGACAGGATCGAACAGATACGCCGGCGGCGGACGCCCCTGTAATTTCCGATATTCGATCTCCAGCAAGTTCAATCCCGGTTTTAGCTCGAACTGGGCTTGTTGCTCGCTGCTCCATTGGGAATCGTGAGAAAGCACGGTTTCGCCGTTGACACGCACGTCGAGAAAACTGTGCTTGGTGGACAGGATGGCCGGCTGCGCGGACTCGGAGCGAACCAAGGTTCGAAACACGCCTGGACCTAGCCGTTCGCCCGACGAATCGCTGGTGTCGATGGTGACGGGTGGACGTCGCGCTTCTTCGCCCAGGAACTGCCAGTAGCGAACACGAGTGTCTGGGGAGGTTTCGAGGACCGGCACGCTGCGGCCTTTCGCGGGTTTGGTGCCCTGTTTGAGATCTTCGAGCATTCTCAACACATCC
This window encodes:
- a CDS encoding YdiU family protein — protein: MTIRPPSDAGWRIENSYATLPPLLHQRWRLSPVTEPKLVLFNTRLAESLGLDPDTLRGTDALFAGNEAPPGSLPLAQAYAGHQFGNFTGLGDGRALLLGEQISPEGDRFDIQLKGSGRTPFSRSGDGRAALGPMIREFLISEAMHALGIPTTRSLAVSATGETVYRQEGPLPGAVLTRVASSHIRVGTFEWVVAHHDFDTLRILVHYTLQRHFPSRLDSENKAESLFEEVMERQATLLAKWMNAGFVHGVMNTDNMALSGETIDYGPCAFLDRYDPRAVFSSIDHGGRYAFGNQPAIAQWNLARLAETLLPLLDEDSENALSRAQSILNRFAPLFTECWQRGMRAKLGLFTQESDDALLAQDLLDGMEKARADFTNTFAALTADAPAESLSFGDLGSSKWHARWKDRLARQPQPKTEVIALMRSHNPRVIPRNRVVEKALDAAVKHDDWEPVRALLRTLASPFDYHSTLPDEYTTPPPEGSPPHQTFCGT
- a CDS encoding acetylglucosamine-6-sulfatase — encoded protein: MGAAPFRAKSEPLNVLLLYADDWRHDTLGCAGHPVVKTPHLDRLAREGVRFSRNAVTTSICGVSRATLFTGQWMSRHGNRGFNAWQTPWEETFPARLRAAGYWVGHVGKWHNGRFPAERFDFGRSYAGRHWIQEADGSRIHVTSKNERDALEFLRKRPSDRPFQLTVAFFAAHAEDGHPQQFLPQPESMALYREARVPVPRTMTESHFSRLPSFLGNETNEGRRRWRWRFDTEDRYQEYMKNYYRLVTEVDEACGRLLRELEQQELLNRTLVVFTTDNGYLHGEHGLADKWYPFEESIRVPLIVRDPRLAPGRRGQVREELTLNVDLAPTLLAAAGLPAAPGMQGRDFAPLYLKRLGRPAWRKAFFYEHPTIQNRDFIPASQAWVSREWKYWFWPEFQRDQLFDLRSDPGEERDLAGETSQARRLSLIRKRFGQLREQAGAASQADPQR